AAGCCCCTTCGGGCTGGGGCAGGAGGTTGTACGGGCCGCCCACCTCCCACGCCTGGTGCAGCGCGTCGGCGAAGGCGGCCGCGAGTCTGTGCTCGCCCGAGGCGTTGGGGTGGGTGCCGTCGTAGGTGTCCTGGTGGATGTCGTACGAGGGCGGGTGCGAGGCCAGGAGGAGCGGGGACGCGGGGCTGTCCAGGTCGGCGACCAGCTTGGCGAGGAGCATGTTGAAGCGGGCGACCTCGGCGGCGAAGGGGGCGTCCGTCTCGGCGCGGATGTTCGGGATCACCGGGAGGATCACGGCGCGGACGTGCGGGTTCGCCGCGCGGGCCTCGGTGAGGAAGAGGCGGGCGTTGGCGGCGGTCTGGTCGCTGTCGGTGTAGAAGCCGAGGTCGATCAGGCCGAGGGAGACGAGGAGCACGTCCGCCCGGGTCGTCCGCACCGTCTCGCCGATCACCGGCGCCATGTGCAGCCAGCCCTCGCCCCAGCCGGCCAGGTGGGACCGGGGGAAGTCCGGGGCGGCGTACGACGTCGCGTCCTCGTGGAGGGCCGTGCGCGGGCCGACCAGGGTGGAGGGGGTGGGGAGCGTGGTGTGCAGGTGCTGCCACAGGCGGTAACGCCAGGTGTGTTCGCCGGCGCTCCCTATGGTCATCGAGTCGCCTACACACATGAACCTGAGCATCCGCTCATCATGGACGATCTTCAGAGGCGGCTGCGTGTGAGGCCGGACACCCTGGCAGGCTGGGGGGCATGCGTGCGTATCAGCGGTGGCGGGGTTGGGCGGTTGCGGGCAGCGCCGTGGCGCTCGTCGTGGGTGGGGCGGGGAGCGGCTCTGCCGACGACGGCGGCTTCACGATCAAGGAC
The sequence above is drawn from the Streptomyces sp. NBC_01465 genome and encodes:
- a CDS encoding GDSL-type esterase/lipase family protein — translated: MLRFMCVGDSMTIGSAGEHTWRYRLWQHLHTTLPTPSTLVGPRTALHEDATSYAAPDFPRSHLAGWGEGWLHMAPVIGETVRTTRADVLLVSLGLIDLGFYTDSDQTAANARLFLTEARAANPHVRAVILPVIPNIRAETDAPFAAEVARFNMLLAKLVADLDSPASPLLLASHPPSYDIHQDTYDGTHPNASGEHRLAAAFADALHQAWEVGGPYNLLPQPEGA